The sequence tttttaacagGCTGCAGCCAAGTTCTATATTAGTGAGGAAAAACATGAATGTTTAGCATATGTGAGCGTATGGGTCTCTACCatgtttcaaaaagaaaatcacagaaaaggaAATGTGGCCAGCATTTAATATATAATGAGTATATCTAGCACCTTAAGTAAGGGTTTCAATTTAGTTATTCTTGAAGGCGTAGCCATTACAAACATCCATACAAAGTGCAGCAGACATGTGCATCAATTAAATTATGCtatcttcaatttttttttatactGATACAGGTtttatggggggggggggaccttATAAAAGCCTTTTATGGTGATTTCTAAATGGATATACAGAGTATTTTAGGCGTTTCTTTTCTTAATGACGATGGTGCATAGTTTACAAATAGGTATAGTTTATTATCTAGGactttagagcatctccagcagactACTTATCTCTCATACCCtatattttttctctctccataaccaataatattttttacattttttgTAGCAACTGCTGTAGCAGATTACtcaaaggataggatggagagAGAAACCTCTTACatttgagggagagggaggtgtgttttggcgattgccaattttttttattggcGATGGGATTGGTAGTGTGCTGGAGCACCTCCTTTTACCTAAAGAGCAGGTTTTTGATATTGGGGAGAGAGATAGGTAGTCTGCTGGAGATGCTTTATATTAACATATCCATAATGACATAAGTTATTTATAAATGACAACTCgtatgcaaactatggaaactccaATCTGGACCACCGGATCAAGATCCAAGGGGGGCGCAGGGGGAGTGGGACGGGGGATTTGCAAAATTGTGATTATCTAATTCAAGGGCtggcggttaattgtaaaattacccccCTCCTCATACCCCTTGGATCTTGATCCGGTGGTTCTGATtggagttttcatagtttgcataTGAAGATGGTTTGCATAGCATATGTTGCCTTTATAAATAGGGAGGTATTTCAGgtgtttttttctttcataGTAGACCTTTAAAGTGAATGGAAGGTTTTCAAAACCAATCACTAGTAGAATACTATTAATAGATAGATTTTAGTAGCCACGATATCAAATGGTACCGGAATATCACAAATTGGAGCGTAATTTCCATGAGATTTAGAACCTGCGCGAAAACAAAAACAAGTATCACttcaagaaagaagaagaagaaaaagaagagaattTCTCAGGGAAAAGCAGAAGAGAAATGAAAAGATTATCCCGTACTGTTCTGCAATTCAAGCATCCGGCATCTTCCCTCTTCTCACTCTCTATCCatcattccatccatccatcagcTCACTCGCCGTCTACTCGCCAGCGAAATCCGAGCACCGTCTCCCCCCGCACGCCTCTTCCCGGgctcccggcggcgccggcgacgccatgCCGCTTGCCCTCCCGTTCCTCCACCTCCCGCCCAACCCCACCCCTTTCTATCCCTTCCGGATCCACCGAACCCAACAGTCCCAACCTGACCTCTCCCTCCGAACCCGAcgcccctcggcggcggcggcggcggcggccgaagcAGGGAACCCGTCAGCATCGGTGGACGTGGACGTCGAGATGGTTCGCGGGCGGGACGGAGTGTGGACGGCGCGGTCCCCGACGGTGGTGGTCCTGTGGGACCTCGACAACAAGcccccgcgcgggccgccgtTCCCGGCGGCCACGTccctcatcgccgccgcctccctcctcggcCGCGTCGTCTCCATCTCCGCCTTCGCCAACCGCCACGCCTTCACCCACCTTCCCGCCTGGGTCGCTGCCGAGCGCCGCGACCGCCGCGCCCTGGACCGCGCCGAGCGCGCGGGGCTCGCCGCACCTTCCGTGCCCTACTCGTGCGCCGTCTGCGGCCGCCGTTTCCCCACCCGCCCCGACCTCACCCGCCACTTCCGGCAGCTCCACGAGCGGGAGCGCAACAAGAAGCTCTCCCGCCTCCGGTCCCTCAAGGGCAAGAAGCGGCAGAAGTTCCGCGAGCGGTTCATCACCGGCAACACCAAGTATCAGGACGCCGCACGGGAGCTCCTCACCCCCAAGGTCGGATACGGGCTCGCCTCCGAGCTCCGGCGCGCGGGCGTCCACGTCCGCACCGTCCCCGACAAGCCGCAGGCCGCGGACCACGCGCTCAAGCGCCAGGTGAAGCACTCCGTGGCCTGTGGCGTCGACTGGATGGTGCTCGTCTCTGACGACTCTGACTTCACCGACACCGTGCGCAATGCACGCGCCGCCGACCTGAGGACCGTGGTGGTAGGGGATGGGTGCCGCGCGCTTGGCAAGGTTGCTGACATTTGGTTGCCATGGGATCGAGTCGAGAATGGTGAGGTTGATGACGAGATGCTGAGGAGCTGTACACTTCCGGAGTATGGAGAAGATCAGGAAGATGACCGGGGTGAGGAGTTCAGATTTGATTGGGATACCAGTGACTTGGATGAtgttattgatgatattgttggAAGAACCAGTTTGCTTGGGGCTACGACAATATCTGCATTTGCCGATGAGGATGTTACAGATGGTATATTTGGAGTTGAATTGAACGGAGAAATCATGTTTTGGAGTAGTGACGACGAGGAAGAGGATGGTTACTTGTGAGCTTCACATGGGAATTTACAGGTAAACAGTAAACAAATGGATGGATACCTTTGTAGTTTTCTGTACATCTGATGATCAATTGATCATGTAGCAATTAGCAAACTATTGTAGAATTAGCAACTAGATTGTATTCCCTGGGAAATTAACTGGATCATGAATATTGGACCAGTTTGCTTCAGTCACTATGTGCTCCCAGTGGCAGCTGTATTTGGCAGCTAGATTGAATTTGTTCACCTCTTTGTTTTAACTTCTACTTTTGAGCATGGAAGCAAACTAAATTCGTTCACTTAGTGATTATGCACCATTGCAACATTGTCCATATAATTGAAGAAAGCTTGTATCAAGTTTTCAAGCCATTATTGGAACAGACAAATTTCTCCACCTTGTAGGCAGCTGGAAGCTCCATTTAATTTTGGGTTTTCACTGAggtttcagaatgaagtacagcAACCCAACCAATCAACACCACAGGCTTGTATTTTGCCTCCCTGCACACACTCCAGAACTAACTTCTCATACGGAATGTGCAATTGCTTCGCTCACTGCTATTCTACCTAATGTTAAGAGTTATTCTTTTCTAGGATCTACTGTTACGTCAAATAATTCAGCCATTGTTCCTTGGAACTTTTACCAGTAAAGAGAGTGCTATCACTGTCGATGTGCAAAGCCTTCAGTGCTTTCAAGATAGGGCTCTCACCGGACTTTCTTCTCACTACTTCTCAGCTTTATATGCATTGTAGCACATGCTCCAAATTCGGTAGATGCTACCGTCACGATGATCATGCCAGCATCATTCCTGCTCTGTATTTATCCAAGAAGTTATTCTTGAAAAAAAACATTATCTTCCTGGTATTTGTTAATTTTGGCAGTTCAAGCCCATGCTTTATTCATACAGATTGCCTGTAGGCGTACTCAATTATTTCCTTCTGGCCAAAACGGTATGGAAGTTGGAGGGTGTGTATAAGTTCATTTCTCTCCACCAAACCTTTTGAAAGCTGGACACCTCTTCTCTGTTTTATCGTAGAAACTGATCATGTGATTGTGAGAATCCGTGCTTGTCTGGTCGTTCGTTAGAGCAGTGCTAGAATGTAAACAGTGGAGCTAAAACGGAGTTGCTTCCCTTCTGTGTTATATGGAAGTAATTAAAAGATCCTATGCTTATGTGATTGCTAACCTAATGTCCATGTTTTATTATGAAGCTTCTGTGATGTTTGGAGGCTGCAGTAGTTcttaatgtataaatatcgatAAGCGATTCCAGAAATATTTTAACCCTTGCAGAACAATAGGGCAGGCATCTGGAAACCCAGACTGCAGTCCATGCAATCTGCTGATCTCTTCGCAAGCCTTTCTTCTCAATTTTTTCATTCCTGCCGAGTCCTGAAGAGCAATTGGCAGCAAACCAGTTGGCTGCGTTTTCCTTTCTTATATCCACTTCTTCCTGCGAGACTTTGACTTTAATTGCAAGCACAAGCAGGGGCAGGAGCCCTGTTTTCCACAAGGGACTTCAGTTAAAAAATACTCCAAGTGGATTGACATTTTATCCTGTACTGTCCTGTGATGTTAAATGCTGTACACGGGATACATCTGGTCAGGCTACCAAGTCTCGTTGAGAGGATTTTTGGTTCATCTGCTGCATCCTTTGCTTTTATGCAGGGCTTTCGCAAAGGTTGCAAACATCCAGATCGGAAGAAGAATAGCAATTCCTGGTGTTCAGGCTGCAACTTTGATACAGGGATGCCTGAACTGGAAGATTGAATcttaatactccctccgttccaaattataagtcaaggaatgacctataatttggaacggagggagtaagtcACTGGGGTCTCGAACTCCAGCCACAGGATTGTCCTGCAGTTGACTTGGAGGAGTGAAACAACGGTTTTGAGTGGCTGCTGATTGGGGGATGGTCCTATCCTGAAGAACAATCGAGCCCATGATGTTCAGATTGCCGTTTTCCGCGTTTGGCATCTGCTGCAAGGGGCCAAGGGATGATTTGCTTCTCACTCCTCCCCGCTGTACTCTCGCAGCATGCCCCGAGAAGGACACTGCACTGGCCAGCGCGAGCGGTGCAGAGCATcacaccagccgccgccgcccgccggccaccggccaaCTCCAGCCGCTCAAGGATACGGGCGGGACAaccgcccgccgcccccgcccgcgttgacgaggggagggaggaggaggaaatgaAAATCCAGGGGCCGGCGCCACGGCGGCAGGGCAGGCCCCGCCCGCGCGGGGCGGCGTCGGCATCCCCCACCGAACCCGAACGGGAAGCGGATAACAACGGCGTCGCGGTCGGCCCCCACCCGCTTGTCGCACCGGGGGTGCGGGGCCCGCGCTGCGCGACACGGGCACacgcggcccggcccggcccggccgtcCCCCCTCCACCGTTGTTCTCACTCCTATCCACGGCCCCAATTCGCTCGCGGCCGCGCGCTCCCGAGTCCCGACCAGGGTTTAACTTTTCGGCGGTAAACCGGCGAAAAACCGGTGAATTTACCGTTTTCGGTAGGTACCGGAAAGTGGTATACTGGTgtttttcggtatttttcgtttcgaattttaaaatttcaaaaaaatttataaataaccgTCAAAAAAATCGGcaaaaattatgataaaaaactagggatTTTTATTAGCTTATAGCACTTGAAATCATTCAAATCTAAGTTGATTTGGTAGGTCAAAATGATGAATTTTCTATGAGGAGTGAAAATTTGGTAGGTCAAAATGATGAATTTGCTATAAGGAGTCAAAATCTAAGTTGATTTGGTAGGTCAAAATTTGCTTAAGTCTCACCATCTATGAGGAGTGAAGAACGCAAGTACTTAAGCAACCGAAAAGTTTTTATATCTATATTTCGTTTTTTCTAGTTATTCCATTCATTTCATACAAAATCTTCGTATGCAGAGACTATGCATTTGCTACATGGATTATGGATGGACAATACTTTCGATTACTGTGGAAGCAATGTGTTGTATTAATTGGACTACGGACTTAATTGTAACAATTTTAATAGATTTTGTACTTTGGACTAAGTACGTGTGCACTTTGGACATGAATTATGTGTTTCGTTTTCGTATTTCTCATTGTGTGCTGGAGTTTCTTATATGTTGTGTATTATAATCTATAAATATAGACATAATTAGGGCAAACTccccaaaattttcaatttcttTTCACAAATACATAATTTCCCCATCATTTTccaactgtttccatcatttTTCGGTGAAAAGCACCGAAAAACCGGCGAGATGCACCGAAAAACCAGCCggtataccgaaatttcggaattttgaatttgaaaactcTTTCCGATCGAAATTACCGGAAAaccgcgaaatttcggccggtataccgtttCCGGTGGTCACCGAAAATTTTTTCAAAAACGAAAACTAAACCCTGGTCCCGACCCGACCTCGCCGTATCTAGCCGGCCGCGGGGGACCACCTCTCGGGCCTCGGCCGTCCGCGTAGCCGGCCGCGGCAGCCGCCACGTGGCCGCCCGCCCTCCCGCGCATGTCCGCGCGCGCTACCTGTCCCGTCCCCGTCGGTCGCCGCTGCACCGTTCCGGCTCGCTCGCCCGGCCTGCATCTGATCCCCGGTCCATACGGTCCGTCCGTCCGTTCACTGCATGCCACCCCTGGCGGCGCGACACGTGGTGCTAACACGAGGGCGGCGCACCGTGCACCGGCCCGTCGGCGGCACTGGCCGGTCTCGGGTCTCGTCTCCCGCTAAGACGGTCGCGGTGGGGTGGGCTATCGATCGCGTCGCTTGCTTTAGGCGAGGTGCTTGGCCaccagcccgcggcggcggcggggcggcatgCCAGATTCGGTGCTCGTATCGGCAGCGCCGCGTTACTCGCGCTGCGCACACTGCGCTGCCGCCGtcgtagcttttttttttttgcggcgtTCAGAATTGGGCGTGCGGCGTGTGTGCGTCTCGCCAGCCCGGGGGGCAGGCCGGTTCACATCACCACACAGGCATCTACGTTACATCAGCGGACACACAAGTACACGGAGAAATTATACGCGTCGTCTCCTTCTCTAGCAACTCATTCTGATAGAgatagagaaagagagggagagggagagcatcAGTGCGCGCCGACCACCAATTATCTGGGCGCACTAATGACCGCACCCGTCACACCCAAACCTAACGAGAGATTAGTTTACTCCGCTAATCCCCCCGGCGATAAGCTCATGGTCGCGGTCACCCCCAAGCGCCGGCCGTCCCTGTCGCCGGTCGCCACACACACGCGCACAGGCGCGCGCACCGACTCGCGCCCCCCGCGAAAGATCGCAGGCGCACGCCCTAATCGCCCGCCCACCAACTCGCACGCCCCCCGCTAATCCCCTCCTATTTATAGACCCCACTGCTCATAGGCGCaggagagaagagagggggCAGGTcagaggggagagagggagggagggagaccagtagcagcagccagcagcgagcgcgcccacgccacgataccccgccgccgcggccactgcgagctg comes from Panicum virgatum strain AP13 chromosome 4K, P.virgatum_v5, whole genome shotgun sequence and encodes:
- the LOC120702725 gene encoding uncharacterized protein LOC120702725; translated protein: MPLALPFLHLPPNPTPFYPFRIHRTQQSQPDLSLRTRRPSAAAAAAAEAGNPSASVDVDVEMVRGRDGVWTARSPTVVVLWDLDNKPPRGPPFPAATSLIAAASLLGRVVSISAFANRHAFTHLPAWVAAERRDRRALDRAERAGLAAPSVPYSCAVCGRRFPTRPDLTRHFRQLHERERNKKLSRLRSLKGKKRQKFRERFITGNTKYQDAARELLTPKVGYGLASELRRAGVHVRTVPDKPQAADHALKRQVKHSVACGVDWMVLVSDDSDFTDTVRNARAADLRTVVVGDGCRALGKVADIWLPWDRVENGEVDDEMLRSCTLPEYGEDQEDDRGEEFRFDWDTSDLDDVIDDIVGRTSLLGATTISAFADEDVTDGIFGVELNGEIMFWSSDDEEEDGYL